A stretch of the Chitiniphilus purpureus genome encodes the following:
- a CDS encoding nucleoside/nucleotide kinase family protein, whose protein sequence is MQLIALTGAKGAGKDTVADHLVRHHGFVRLAFADPLRDEIAAAFGVPLSMLTTPGRKEEPNALLALGRCPEPAFVDYLMLSGDIPAPAQVAPLSTQPWSAQPRSARWIMQRWGDWRRWQDAHYFVDRLQDRIDTLPGRRIVITDVHLNPVPHQLIEVHFVKRQGLLWQVRRAGTGGLDQHATEWPVPIQYIDQVLHNDSTIPVLHRLADQLLSEQRWPLSETAA, encoded by the coding sequence ATGCAGTTGATCGCACTCACTGGTGCCAAAGGCGCCGGCAAAGATACCGTGGCCGACCACTTGGTACGGCACCACGGATTCGTCCGGCTGGCGTTCGCCGACCCCCTGCGCGACGAAATCGCTGCTGCCTTCGGCGTGCCGCTGTCCATGCTCACCACCCCCGGCCGCAAGGAGGAGCCCAACGCGCTGCTCGCGCTGGGCCGCTGCCCAGAGCCGGCGTTTGTGGATTACCTGATGCTCTCCGGCGATATCCCGGCACCTGCCCAGGTGGCGCCGCTCAGCACCCAGCCCTGGTCCGCCCAGCCGCGCAGCGCGCGCTGGATCATGCAACGCTGGGGCGACTGGCGCCGCTGGCAGGACGCGCACTATTTCGTCGATCGCCTGCAGGATCGCATCGACACCCTGCCCGGCCGGCGCATCGTGATCACCGATGTGCACCTCAACCCGGTACCGCACCAGTTGATCGAGGTGCATTTCGTCAAACGCCAGGGGCTGCTGTGGCAGGTGCGCCGGGCCGGTACCGGTGGCCTGGATCAGCACGCGACCGAATGGCCGGTGCCGATCCAGTACATCGATCAAGTGCTGCACAACGACAGCACCATCCCCGTGCTGCACCGGCTGGCCGATCAGTTGCTGAGCGAGCAGCGCTGGCCCCTCTCGGAGACCGCCGCATGA